From one Triticum urartu cultivar G1812 chromosome 3, Tu2.1, whole genome shotgun sequence genomic stretch:
- the LOC125547304 gene encoding GDSL esterase/lipase At5g03600-like: MNGSWCGNRCADTYTVELEEEQGKERYDVKKFRFTALPANYTVYNSWLELDTTVIELFFKTNSPHFQTSNRQIRRRRIKKPSSATFFVFGDDFADNRNLPLTDPVTEMSRQWAYPYGSNYVDADGFPRPNTPSSRFSNYKIQSDFIATMLGLEEAPPAHARTAEKTCDLSGMTFATGGAMVLDSTSHEFPTFTKQVDIFRKMVKDGTITEKQLTHSVALVAFSGNDYASTGVIGLSSPSDINAYIGKVTKEMAANVEQLLKLGVTKVLVNNLHPVSCTPSQTRTNNYTTCDIFENLGVSIHNNNLKQVMTAKKNVHIADLYTTFINIVDNVPGKGSDLTKQFKRKLSPCCESLDSKGYCGQQGELSRELLYTVCDKSNKFFYWDDMHPTHVGWEAVMKQLEKPLRVFLDQD, encoded by the exons ATGAACGGCAGTTGGTGTGGCAATCGATGTGCCGACACGTACACTGTGGAGCTGGAGGAGGAGCAGG GAAAAGAAAGATACGATGTGAAAAAATTTAGGTTCACAGCCCTACCAGCAAATTATACTGTATATAACAGTTGGCTCGAGCTCGACACAACTGTGATTGAACTGTTCTTCAAGACAAATTCTCCCCACTTTCAGACATCAAATAGACAG atacggcggagacgtatcaagaagcCGTCGAGCGCCACCTTCTTTGTCTTCGGGGATGACTTCGCTGACAACAGGAACCTCCCTCTGACCGACCCCGTCACCGAGATGTCACGGCAATGGGCTTACCCCTACGGCTCCAACTACGTCGATGCCGATGGGTTTCCGCGGCCGAATACCCCGTCAAGCCGCTTCTCAAACTACAAGATCCAGTCGGATTTCATCG CAACAATGTTGGGGTTGGAGGAAGCCCCTCCAGCACATGCCCGTACAGCGGAGAAAACATGCGACCTGTCCGGCATGACTTTTGCTACGGGTGGTGCAATGGTGTTGGATAGTACATCACATGAGTTTCCCACCTTTACCAAGCAAGTTGATATTTTCAGGAAGATGGTCAAGGACGGGACCATCACGGAGAAACAATTGACTCACTCTGTAGCGCTCGTGGCCTTCTCCGGCAATGATTATGCAAGCACCGGCGTCATTGGACTAAGTAGCCCCAGCGAT ATTAATGCTTATATTGGGAAAGTGACAAAAGAGATGGCTGCTAATGTGGAGCAATTGTTGAAGCTCGGGGTGACAAAGGTTCTTGTCAACAACTTACATCCTGTCAGTTGCACACCATCACAAACCCGAACTAACAACTACACCACGTGCGATATTTTTGAAAACTTGGGTGTTTCCATCCATAACAATAACTTGAAACAAGTTATGACAGCAAAGAAGAATGTCCACATCGCCGATCTGTACACCACATTCATTAATATTGTGGATAATGTGCCAG GTAAAGGCTCAGACCTAACGAAGCAATTCAAGCGCAAACTATCGCCGTGTTGCGAGAGTTTAGATTCGAAGGGTTACTGTGGACAGCAAGGCGAGTTGTCCAGAGAGCTTCTTTACACCGTGTGCGACAAGTCCAATAAATTTTTCTATTGGGACGACATGCACCCGACGCACGTGGGATGGGAGGCTGTCATGAAACAATTGGAAAAGCCCTTGAGGGTGTTTTTAGATCAAGACTAG